From the Ensifer adhaerens genome, the window TACCTGGTTTCTTGTCAGCCATGGAATATGAGCCTCTTGTGTTCTTTTTATTTCGACGGATTTGTCAGGTTCTTTAGCGCATGCAGCGCAAGAATGTAACTCTGGGCGCCGAAGCCGCAGATGACGCCCTTGACGGCCGGCGCGATCATCGACTTGTGACGGAATTCCTCGCGGGCATGGATGTTCGAGAGGTGCAGTTCGACCACTGGAATGCCAATGGCGCGGATGGCGTCGTGAAGCGCGATCGACGTATGGCCGTATGCCGCGGGATTGATCGCAACTCCGGCCGCGACGCTGCCGGCCTCATGCAGCCAGTCGACCAGCGTACCCTCGTGGTTCGACTGGCGGAAATCGACCTCGAAGCCGAGCGATTTGCCTTCCGCCTTGCACATGGCCTCGATATCGGCGAGCGTCTGGCCGCCATAAATACCCGGCTCGCGCTTGCCCAGCGCATTCAGGTTGGGGCCGTTCAGCACGAAAATGGTCGATGGCATAAGGGATTCCGGTCCGGTGATGGAGGGTTACCTATAGACTGATGGTCCCGCGAGGAAAAGCCCTTTGGGCCCCCGCGGGATTTGTCCACAGTCATGGGAAGGTTTGTCAGCAGGCGGTCTTGCCGCATTCGCGCATATTGGAGACCTTGCCCTCGATCTCTTCGGCGCCGACGGCACCGAAGACCGCCTCGTTGCCGATGACGTAAGATGGCGTGCCGGTGATGCCGAGATCGTTGGCAAGCCCATAGGCTTCCCGCACGGCAGCGTCATGCGGCTCTTTTTCCATCTTGGCGCGCAACTGATCCTCGGGGACACCGAGCTTGGCTGCGACCGCAAGGGCGGTCTCTTCCGTGGCGCGGTCTTCGCCGCCGAGAAGCGCACGATGGAAGTCGCCGTATTTCTCCGGGGCCACGAGGCGGAAAGCAGCGCTCACCTTGTGAGCTGCCAGCGAGTCAGGGCCGAGAATCGGCAGTTCCTTCAGCACGAAGCGGACGTTCTTGTCCTTGCTGATGATAGCGTCCATGTCCGAAAGCGCGCGTTTGCAATAGCCGCAGTTGTAGTCATAGAATTCGACGATGGTGACGTCGCCCTTGGGGTTGCCAAGCACCATGTCGTAGTCGGAGTTGAAGATCGCCTTCTTGTTTTCGGTGATCGCGCCTTCTGCAGCTTCCTGCTGCTTGGCGCGCTGCTTCGTCGTCAGCGCTTCCTGGACTTCAAGCATGATCTCCGGATTGGCGATCAGATACTCCTTGATGAAGGCGCCGATCTCTTCCTTCTGCTTGGCGTCGAGCGCAAACGCGCTCTGCGGCAGGCTGACCCCGGCCACGAGCGCGGCGAGCGTTCCGGCGGCAATCATCTTGGTGCTGAAATTCATTTCTACCTCGTTGTCCTTGCGTATCCTGTGTGTCGTCCATCCCCAGTCGTCACGTCAACCGGCAGTTCTCTCAGACAACAGGAATCCTCGTATCCGCTACATGCTGGCAGCATAGGGTGGGTGCCGCGGAAACGAAACGGCAAAATCGGCGGAAATACGGCACTCGCGGACTTGTGAAGGTCAATTTCATCGGGCAAAGGGGCTGGAGAACAGCCGCTTATCGAGGATTTTCCGTTGGTAGACTTGTCAAAACGCAGCGCCGTCGAACCTTTCCACGCGATGGACGTGCTGGCGGAGGCGACACGCCGCCGGGATGCCGGCCATCCGGTGATCTCGATGGCGGTCGGGCAGCCTGCCCACCCGGCACCGCAGGCGGCACTCGAAGCCGCGCGCAACGCACTCCAGCACGGGCGCCTTGGCTATACCGACGCACTCGGCACTCTGTCGCTGCGAACTGCGATCGCCCGCCACTACGAGAAGCGTCACGGTATCGAGCTTGATCCGCAGCGGGTGGCCGTCACCACGGGATCGTCGGCCGGCTTCAATCTCGCCTTCCTCGCGCTCTTCGATCCGGGCGATTGCGTCGCCATCGCGCGGCCCGGCTATCCGGCCTATCGCAACATCCTTGCAGCACTCGGCCTGACGGTGGTCGAGGTCGAGGCCAATGCCGAGACCGGTTTCACGCTGACGCCGGAGAGCCTGGCAAGGGCCGCCGCAAAGCTCGGCCGGCCGCTGAAGGGCGTGTTGCTGGCAAGCCCCGCGAACCCGACCGGCACCGTGACGGGGAGGGCCGGCCTCAAAGCGCTCGCCGACTATTGCCATGCGGAAAAGATCGCCTTCATTTCTGACGAAATCTATCACGGTCTGACCTTTGCCGGCGAAGAAGCGAGTGCGCTCGAAGTCACCGACGAAGCGATCGTCATCAACTCCTTCTCCAAATATTACTGCATGACCGGATGGCGCATCGGTTGGATGGTGCTGCCGGCTGATAAGGTCCGAGGCTTCGAACGCATTGCGCAAAGCCTTTACATCTCGCCGCCTGAACTGTCTCAGATCGCGGCCGAAGCAGCACTCGACGCGCATGAGGAACTCGACCGCTACAAGGCTGCCTATGCGGCCAATCGCGACATGTTGCTGAAGCGCCTCCCGGAGATTGGCTTGTCCATCGCCTCGCCGATGGACGGCGCCTTCTACGCCTATGCCGATGTCAGCCGCTTCACCAATGACAGCATGGCCTTTGCCCGGCGGATGCTGGCGGAAATCAATGTGGCGGCGACGCCGGGCTTCGATTTCGACCCGCTTGAGGGGCATCGTACGATGCGCTTTTCCTATGCTGGGGCCGAGGCCGACATGGCCGAGGCAATGGACAGGATCGCACGCTGGCTTGCCTGATTTGCGCGGCAGGACGGATAGAGCGCGAAGGCGCCGATCTGATGTGAAAGAAAAGGCCCGGAGCGATCCGGGCCTTTCTATTTTTGATCTTTTAATTTCAACGCCGCGAGACGTCAGGGTCTCGGCTGAGAGCCTAGAGGCGGCTTCTTAGAAGAAGCCGCGGCGCTGCCACCAACCGCCCTTTTTCGGCTTGTTGGCCTCTTCTTCTTCGCCTTCGGTCTTCACCGCACTCGAGGTGACCACCGGCTCCGAAGCAATCTTCGAAAGATCGCGGTTCGCGCGCACCGGCTTGGTTTCGGCGAGATCGGCAGCGGCTTCTTCTACCGCCTCGACGGCGACATCGGCGACCGCTGGCTGGTCTTCGACAGCCACCTGGGCAGCTTCATCGACGGTTACGACCGGCTCTTCTGCCTTCACTGCCTTTTTGCGGGTCCGCTTCGGCTTGGCCGGCTTGGCTTCGACGGCCTCGGCTTCCTCCACGACTGCGGAGGCTTCTTCTACCGCGACGGCTACTTCGCTCTCTGCGGTCACGGCCGGCGCTTCTACGGCTTCCGGTTCGTCGGCATCTTCACCTTCCGCATCGGCCTCGAGCTGGCCTTCGCCTTCACCTTCGCCTTCCGGACGGTTGCGACGCCCACCGCGCTTGCCACGGCGGCGGCGCTTGCGCTTCTGCTCGCCGTCAGCGTTGGTGGCTTCGGCATCCACGCCCTCGTCGTCAGCATCGCCTTCGTCGGCATCCTCGTCGGCGTCGTCTGCCGCTTCGGAAACCTGGCTAACGGCGCCTTCTGCCTGCTGTCCACCCTTGCCACGGCGGCGACGGCGACGCTTGCGCTTGCGCCCGCCCTGGTCGTCGGCGGATTGAGCAGCCTTCGGCTGCTCCTGGCGCGGCTCGCTGGCGATTTCTTCGGCTTCTTCTTCGTCGAGATCCTCTTCGATCACGACGTCATCTTCTTCCGGCTCCGGCTCAAAATGCAGAAGCTGCTCGATCTTGACCGGGTTTTCGACCGGTTCGCCGCGATCGATCGCGAAGTGCTGCGCACCAACATGGGCGTCAGCCTCGATGATGATCGAAACGCCGAAACGGGCCTCGTAATCCATGATCGTGCCGCGCTTCTGGTTGAGCAGGTAGAGCGCGATATCCGGAATGGTGCGCACGGTGATATCGTGCGTGGTGTTCTTGAGCAGGTACTCTTCGATGCCGCGCAGCACGTGCAGGGCGACGGAGGACTGCGAGCGAACGTGACCCGTGCCGTTGCAGTGCGGGCAGGTCTGCATCGTCGATTCGAGCACCGAGGCACGAATGCGCTGGCGCGACATTTCGAGCAGGCCGAAATGCGAGATGCGGCCGACCTGGATGCGCGCGCGATCGTTCTTCAGGCAGTCCTTCAGCTTCTTCTCGACAGCGCGGTTGTTGCGCTTTTCTTCCATGTCGATGAAGTCGATGACGACGAGGCCGGCAAGGTCGCGCAGGCGCAACTGGCGAGCAACTTCTTCCGCTGCCTCAAGGTTCGTCTGGAGCGCCGTGTCTTCGATCGAGTGCTCGCGGGTCGAACGACCGGAGTTGACGTCGATCGAAACCAGCGCTTCGGTCTGGTTGATGATGATGTAGCCACCGGACTTGAGCGTTACCTGCGGCTGCAGCATGCGGTCGAGCTGCGCTTCGATGCCGGAGCGCGAGAAGATCGGATGCACGTCGCGATAGGGCTGAACCACCTTGGCGTGGCTCGGCATCAGCATCTTCATGAAGCCCTTGGCTTCCTTGTAGCCTTCCTCGCCGGAAACGATGATCTCGCCGATGTCCTTGTTGTAGAGATCGCGGATCGAGCGCTTGATCAGGCTGCCTTCCTCGTAGACGAGGCAGGGGGCCGTGGAGTTGAGCGTCAGCGTGCGGACGTTCTCCCAAAGACGCATCAGGTATTCGAAGTCGCGCTTGATCTCGACCTTGGTGCGGTTCGCACCGGCCGTGCGCAGGATGACGCCCATGCCTTGCGGCACTTCGAGGCCGCGCGCGATTTCCTTCAGGCGCTTGCGGTCCTGCAGGTTGGTGATCTTGCGGGAGATCCCGCCACCACGCGCGGTGTTCGGCATCAGCACCGAGTAGCGACCGGCGAGCGACAGGTATGTCGTCAGCGCCGCGCCTTTGTTGCCGCGCTCTTCCTTGGCGACCTGAACGAGCAGGATCTGGCGGCGCTTGATGACTTCCTGGATGCGGTACTGCTTGCGGGGCTTGCGGACCTGACGGTCCGGAACCTCTTCCATGGCGTCTTCGGCACCGACCGATTCGATGATTTCCTTTTCGCCGTCGTGGCTGTCGTCATCGTCGTCGTCGTCGTCGTGGCGGCGACGGCTGTCGACGTCCTCGGAGATGGCGTCGGTGTCGACCATGGCGGCCATTTCGCCGCCGTTGCTTTCGTCGCCGTCGACGGAAGCGGCTGCCGCTTCTTCCGCGGCCTTTGCCTTGGTCTTGCGCGCGCGCTTCGGCTTTGCCTTAGGCTTTTCCGCCGGTGCTTCTTCTTCGACCACCGGTTCGGCGACAGCGGCTTCTGCCGGCTGCGCCTCGATATCGGTCTCCGCTACGACCGCGAGATCGACGGGAACGGACAGTTCGCTTGCCGGCGCCGGTGCGGTTTCGACATGTTCGATGTCGTCGTCGCGCCGCGCTTCTTCAGCTTCGGCCTTCAGCAGTGCCTGGCGGTCGGCAAGGGGGATCTGGTAATAATCGGGGTGAATTTCGGCGAAGGCCAGAAATCCGTGGCGGTTGCCGCCGTAGTCGACGAAGGCGGCCTGCAGCGAAGGCTCTACCCTGGTGACCTTCGCCAGATAGATATTGCCGCGGATTTGCTTCTTATGTTCCGACTCGAAGTCGAATTCTTCTATGCGGTTCCCGCGTACGACAACGACGCGCGTCTCCTCGGAGTGAGACGCATCGATAAGCATTTTCTCTGCCATCTAAGCTGTGCTCCTCGGCGCACCAGCGGAACGGGAGACAGACCTGCTTCCTTGGGAAGACTGCCAAACACGTCGGAAGGTGCGCCGGATATGAAAGTTCTCGTCTGGCGCAGGTGATGGTGCAGCAGCCAGACGACAGCCGGAACACCTGTGTTCCGGGGCCGCTCTACTTCTGACCGATACTGCTGAGTCAACATCAATGACCAAACAAGAATGCCAATGTCCAAGGTCTCATAAAGACCCGATGAATGCGCCCGCTTGCGGGCGTTGGTGAAAAATCACCATCAAGAACTCCGGCCACCGCCGGAAATTTGCGATCCAGTGTACGAGGAGGAAATGCAGCGACGGCGGATGAACACCTTGCGACCGCGGAAGTGCGATACGTTTAACCGGTTAATCCGGTTCGACCACTCCCTGGCGCTAAGCTTTGGAGAAGCTCCGGCTGCCCGGTCGACTGTTCTATCCCGTCAACACTTTCTCCTTGTGACGCTTTTATGTTTTCTATGTCACATTGGCAAGGGAAAAGCCCGTGCCGCCACAATAATGATCGATTCGCTTGTCCACGTGGAGTAGGCCGACAAAAGATGACTCGATGGTGTCGGTGCGGGGCGCAAGATGGCTTTTGTCAAGCTTTGATTAACCATAAGAGTTCATTGATCAAGGTATGTGCTGGTGGCCGCGTCGGCTGCCATCTGATTTTCGAGAAAGTGGTGGGGAGCCCAAGGTGAAGCCTTTGGCGGTTTGTATGCGCGGTTCGCTGTTGTCGTTGATGTCGCGGACGGGTTGGCGTTTGCTCGGGGCATCGTTGCTCGTCGGCGGTCTCCTGTTGAACGTGCCGGCCGCTCACGCCGTCGAGCCGGCCCCCTTGCTCGCCTTCGGTGCGCGGATCGCCGGCGACGACGCACGCACCCGGGTCGTCGTCGAGTTCGACCGCAAGCCGGACTTCTCGCTTCATTACGTCGCTGATCCCGTTCGTGTGGTCGTCGATCTGCCGGAAACGGCTTTCGGCCTGAAGGCCGACAGCCTCGAGCCGCGTGGTCTGTTCGATGCGATCCGCTACGGCGGCATGGGCGCGGGGAGTTCCCGCATCGTGCTTTCCGCGAAGGGCCCCGTTGCAGTGACCCATGCGGAAGTGATCGCGGAGGAGGGGGGCAAGGGCTACCGCCTGGTCCTCGACGCTGAACGGGTCGACCAGACGCGCTTCGATGCGCTTCTTGGCGAACAGCAATGGACCGGTTCGGTCGCCGCGACGAAAACCGACCGACCTGTCGCCGTCGCGCCGACGAAAGAGGGCGGACCCTTCATCATCGCGATCGATGCCGGCCACGGCGGCATCGACACCGGTGCACTCGCCGGCGAGACGAAGACGGAAGAAAAGCACGTCACCCTTGCCTTTGCGCAGGATCTCGTCGAGGCCTTGAACAAGGGCGCCGGCATCGAGGCTTTTCTCACCCGCGACAAGGATGTTTTTCTCTCGCTGCCGCAGCGCGTGCAGATTGCCCGCAACAAGGGCGCCAATCTTTTCATCTCGCTTCACGCCGACGCGCTCCGGCAAAAGGATATCCGCGGCGCGACGGTCTATACGATCTCCGACAAGGCGTCCGACCACTTGG encodes:
- the aroQ gene encoding type II 3-dehydroquinate dehydratase — translated: MPSTIFVLNGPNLNALGKREPGIYGGQTLADIEAMCKAEGKSLGFEVDFRQSNHEGTLVDWLHEAGSVAAGVAINPAAYGHTSIALHDAIRAIGIPVVELHLSNIHAREEFRHKSMIAPAVKGVICGFGAQSYILALHALKNLTNPSK
- a CDS encoding DsbA family protein; amino-acid sequence: MNFSTKMIAAGTLAALVAGVSLPQSAFALDAKQKEEIGAFIKEYLIANPEIMLEVQEALTTKQRAKQQEAAEGAITENKKAIFNSDYDMVLGNPKGDVTIVEFYDYNCGYCKRALSDMDAIISKDKNVRFVLKELPILGPDSLAAHKVSAAFRLVAPEKYGDFHRALLGGEDRATEETALAVAAKLGVPEDQLRAKMEKEPHDAAVREAYGLANDLGITGTPSYVIGNEAVFGAVGAEEIEGKVSNMRECGKTAC
- a CDS encoding pyridoxal phosphate-dependent aminotransferase, whose product is MVDLSKRSAVEPFHAMDVLAEATRRRDAGHPVISMAVGQPAHPAPQAALEAARNALQHGRLGYTDALGTLSLRTAIARHYEKRHGIELDPQRVAVTTGSSAGFNLAFLALFDPGDCVAIARPGYPAYRNILAALGLTVVEVEANAETGFTLTPESLARAAAKLGRPLKGVLLASPANPTGTVTGRAGLKALADYCHAEKIAFISDEIYHGLTFAGEEASALEVTDEAIVINSFSKYYCMTGWRIGWMVLPADKVRGFERIAQSLYISPPELSQIAAEAALDAHEELDRYKAAYAANRDMLLKRLPEIGLSIASPMDGAFYAYADVSRFTNDSMAFARRMLAEINVAATPGFDFDPLEGHRTMRFSYAGAEADMAEAMDRIARWLA
- a CDS encoding Rne/Rng family ribonuclease, with protein sequence MAEKMLIDASHSEETRVVVVRGNRIEEFDFESEHKKQIRGNIYLAKVTRVEPSLQAAFVDYGGNRHGFLAFAEIHPDYYQIPLADRQALLKAEAEEARRDDDIEHVETAPAPASELSVPVDLAVVAETDIEAQPAEAAVAEPVVEEEAPAEKPKAKPKRARKTKAKAAEEAAAASVDGDESNGGEMAAMVDTDAISEDVDSRRRHDDDDDDDDSHDGEKEIIESVGAEDAMEEVPDRQVRKPRKQYRIQEVIKRRQILLVQVAKEERGNKGAALTTYLSLAGRYSVLMPNTARGGGISRKITNLQDRKRLKEIARGLEVPQGMGVILRTAGANRTKVEIKRDFEYLMRLWENVRTLTLNSTAPCLVYEEGSLIKRSIRDLYNKDIGEIIVSGEEGYKEAKGFMKMLMPSHAKVVQPYRDVHPIFSRSGIEAQLDRMLQPQVTLKSGGYIIINQTEALVSIDVNSGRSTREHSIEDTALQTNLEAAEEVARQLRLRDLAGLVVIDFIDMEEKRNNRAVEKKLKDCLKNDRARIQVGRISHFGLLEMSRQRIRASVLESTMQTCPHCNGTGHVRSQSSVALHVLRGIEEYLLKNTTHDITVRTIPDIALYLLNQKRGTIMDYEARFGVSIIIEADAHVGAQHFAIDRGEPVENPVKIEQLLHFEPEPEEDDVVIEEDLDEEEAEEIASEPRQEQPKAAQSADDQGGRKRKRRRRRRGKGGQQAEGAVSQVSEAADDADEDADEGDADDEGVDAEATNADGEQKRKRRRRGKRGGRRNRPEGEGEGEGQLEADAEGEDADEPEAVEAPAVTAESEVAVAVEEASAVVEEAEAVEAKPAKPKRTRKKAVKAEEPVVTVDEAAQVAVEDQPAVADVAVEAVEEAAADLAETKPVRANRDLSKIASEPVVTSSAVKTEGEEEEANKPKKGGWWQRRGFF
- a CDS encoding N-acetylmuramoyl-L-alanine amidase, translating into MRGSLLSLMSRTGWRLLGASLLVGGLLLNVPAAHAVEPAPLLAFGARIAGDDARTRVVVEFDRKPDFSLHYVADPVRVVVDLPETAFGLKADSLEPRGLFDAIRYGGMGAGSSRIVLSAKGPVAVTHAEVIAEEGGKGYRLVLDAERVDQTRFDALLGEQQWTGSVAATKTDRPVAVAPTKEGGPFIIAIDAGHGGIDTGALAGETKTEEKHVTLAFAQDLVEALNKGAGIEAFLTRDKDVFLSLPQRVQIARNKGANLFISLHADALRQKDIRGATVYTISDKASDHLAAGLAARENLSDEIAGVPLQSEPAEVADILIDLTRRETQAFSVNMARAVVSSFEGQINLINNPHRFAGFRVLQAPDVPSILLELGFLSNKEDEKLLLDPVWRKKVSERLAVAVQRYREQAVASGG